One window of Solwaraspora sp. WMMA2056 genomic DNA carries:
- a CDS encoding VOC family protein encodes MRIGHVIVPAADLAAQVDFYTRLGLTVRFRDGDRYVALTDGTVTIGLADGSQQPVAGRTLLSVEVDDLDSCVAELAASGASVGEPVPGPHERRSVVVDPGGVPVVVYERRV; translated from the coding sequence ATGAGGATCGGCCACGTGATCGTTCCGGCCGCAGACCTGGCCGCCCAGGTCGACTTCTACACCCGGCTCGGACTGACGGTGCGGTTCCGCGACGGCGACCGGTACGTCGCGCTCACCGACGGGACGGTGACCATCGGCCTGGCCGACGGATCACAGCAGCCCGTCGCCGGCCGCACCCTGCTCAGCGTCGAAGTCGACGACCTCGACAGCTGCGTCGCCGAACTGGCCGCGTCCGGCGCGTCGGTCGGGGAGCCCGTGCCGGGCCCGCACGAGCGGCGGTCGGTGGTCGTCGACCCGGGCGGTGTCCCGGTCGTCGTCTACGAACGACGGGTCTGA